The following coding sequences are from one Streptomyces venezuelae window:
- a CDS encoding condensation domain-containing protein, with translation MSTAPRGDAPLSYAQQGMWFLERRAGHARHTVAVTFRLVGDLDAAALRAAIEDVVDRHEALRTCFPVVAGLPVQRVVPRVEVPLPLTDLTALPEAEREAAAARFLAEDLRRPFDLVRGPVVRAALLGLGPREHILRVSSHHLVSDAWSWWVVILRELEQLYTAHLHGRPSPLPPVPAQYGDFARRQHEWLDGPAGAKQLAYWKEVLATASPLPPLTLASPPASPSGPPSAPPEAEEPSRTQWTAVPQPLYDRLQATARREHVSLFMLLLAASKRMLRRHVDTDDILVGTRGGFRSSAEFEKAVGLFVNLLPVRTHVAADADFRDLLHRVRRNLIGAYTHRDMPFERLVQVLGLWRPGFRPVIGACVTFQTAPEVPPALEGLDTTPINHDPFSAHPLDLGFFEEAGALRVLLAYDPAQYDDKAAARLLDDLHEELDAGCRELEDA, from the coding sequence ATGAGTACCGCCCCGCGCGGCGACGCCCCGCTCTCGTACGCCCAGCAGGGCATGTGGTTCCTGGAGCGCCGCGCCGGACACGCCCGCCACACCGTCGCCGTGACCTTCCGTCTCGTCGGCGACCTCGACGCGGCGGCCCTGCGGGCGGCCATCGAGGACGTCGTCGACCGGCACGAGGCGCTGCGCACCTGCTTCCCCGTCGTGGCCGGCCTCCCCGTCCAGCGCGTGGTCCCACGGGTCGAGGTGCCGCTGCCCCTGACGGATCTCACCGCGCTCCCCGAGGCGGAACGCGAGGCGGCGGCGGCACGGTTCCTGGCGGAGGACCTGCGGCGCCCCTTCGACCTGGTCCGCGGGCCCGTGGTGCGGGCGGCGCTGCTCGGCCTCGGGCCGCGCGAGCACATCCTCCGCGTCTCCTCGCACCACCTGGTCTCCGACGCCTGGTCGTGGTGGGTGGTGATCCTCCGGGAACTGGAGCAGCTCTACACCGCACACCTGCACGGGCGCCCCTCGCCCCTCCCGCCGGTGCCCGCCCAGTACGGGGACTTCGCGCGACGGCAGCATGAGTGGCTCGACGGTCCGGCCGGTGCGAAACAACTCGCCTACTGGAAGGAGGTGCTGGCGACCGCGTCCCCCTTGCCTCCGCTCACCCTGGCATCTCCTCCGGCATCCCCCTCGGGGCCTCCCTCGGCGCCTCCGGAGGCCGAAGAACCCTCGCGCACCCAGTGGACGGCCGTTCCCCAGCCCCTGTACGACCGGCTGCAAGCGACCGCACGGCGTGAGCACGTCTCCCTCTTCATGCTGCTGCTCGCCGCCTCCAAGCGCATGCTGCGTCGCCATGTCGACACCGACGACATCCTCGTGGGCACGCGCGGCGGATTCCGCAGCAGCGCCGAGTTCGAGAAGGCCGTCGGCCTCTTCGTGAACCTGCTGCCGGTACGGACCCACGTGGCCGCGGACGCGGACTTCCGCGACCTGCTGCACCGGGTCCGCCGGAACCTGATCGGCGCCTACACCCACCGTGACATGCCGTTCGAGCGGCTCGTGCAGGTCCTCGGGCTGTGGCGGCCCGGCTTCCGGCCGGTGATCGGCGCCTGCGTCACCTTCCAGACCGCACCGGAGGTGCCGCCCGCCCTCGAAGGCCTCGACACGACGCCCATCAACCACGACCCCTTCTCGGCGCACCCCTTGGACCTCGGCTTCTTCGAGGAGGCGGGCGCACTGCGCGTCCTGCTGGCATACGACCCGGCCCAGTACGACGACAAGGCCGCCGCACGCCTCCTCGACGACCTGCACGAGGAGCTCGACGCAGGCTGCCGTGAACTGGAGGACGCATGA
- a CDS encoding class I SAM-dependent methyltransferase: protein MTFVHGYEFDAMSRRPLYGDVTQRLVDICEAPEGGVVADVGCGSGLATELLLERSAHVGSIIGIDPSEHELTIARARLTDPKVRFVQGRAQDVESLTGPVDVAVLSNVMHQIPADERGAVLAGCHRLLAPGGRCALNTLFYEGAVLPGTRPFYTHWLRATRAVLRDRGTDLVLVRERPVAMQTLTPRQHEDLFADAGFSQTKSEEAEYTWTLADWEALCAYSVFIEGATGISDLALGSDALIRGLRTTFEELELSGVPRRWLFTWGVK, encoded by the coding sequence ATGACCTTCGTCCACGGATACGAGTTCGACGCGATGTCGCGCCGCCCCCTGTACGGCGACGTCACCCAGCGTCTGGTCGACATCTGCGAAGCCCCGGAGGGCGGCGTCGTCGCCGACGTCGGATGCGGCTCGGGCCTCGCCACCGAACTCCTCCTGGAACGCTCCGCGCACGTCGGCTCCATCATCGGCATCGACCCGTCGGAACACGAACTCACCATCGCGCGAGCCCGGTTGACCGACCCCAAGGTGCGCTTCGTGCAAGGGCGCGCCCAGGACGTCGAGTCCCTGACCGGACCGGTGGACGTCGCCGTCCTGAGCAACGTCATGCACCAGATCCCGGCCGACGAGCGCGGCGCGGTGCTCGCCGGGTGTCACCGCCTCCTCGCCCCGGGCGGACGCTGCGCCCTGAACACCCTCTTCTACGAGGGGGCCGTGCTCCCCGGGACCCGGCCCTTCTACACCCACTGGCTGCGCGCCACCCGCGCCGTCCTGCGGGACCGCGGCACGGACCTCGTCCTCGTGCGCGAGCGGCCCGTGGCGATGCAGACGCTCACACCGCGACAGCACGAAGACCTCTTCGCCGACGCGGGGTTCTCCCAGACCAAGTCCGAGGAGGCCGAGTACACGTGGACGCTCGCAGACTGGGAGGCGCTCTGCGCGTACTCGGTGTTCATCGAGGGGGCCACCGGCATCAGTGACCTCGCCCTCGGCTCCGACGCGCTGATCCGGGGCCTGCGCACCACCTTCGAGGAACTGGAACTGAGCGGGGTGCCCCGGCGCTGGCTGTTCACGTGGGGCGTCAAATGA
- a CDS encoding amidohydrolase family protein has protein sequence MIIDAHVHAGEYYRHYTARFAEQMTATTDLAPEDLTAPEAKLLAEMDAAGVDRVFLLAFDVRRVEGFSVPNEFVADLCARHPDRLTGFASVDAGTPGAAERLREAVTDLGLRGLKTAPCYLRMSPADRRWYDVYETAAELDIPVLIHTGYTPSRNAAPRFFSPLLVEQVAKDFPGLKVILAHLGTPWTGPCVELLARHPDLYADLSIFGSYQPPAVVARALAHARDRGVLDRLLWGTDFPFASMTGSVARTAELARDPGPWPDGSDPLSPREYEDLMGGTAARLLAPTAPHAAPVPPPHR, from the coding sequence GTGATCATCGACGCCCACGTGCACGCGGGGGAGTACTACCGCCACTACACGGCCCGCTTCGCCGAACAGATGACGGCCACCACCGACCTGGCGCCCGAGGACCTCACCGCGCCCGAGGCCAAGCTGCTCGCCGAGATGGACGCCGCGGGCGTCGACCGCGTCTTCCTGCTCGCCTTCGACGTGCGGCGCGTCGAGGGGTTCTCGGTGCCGAACGAGTTCGTCGCCGACCTGTGCGCCCGCCACCCCGACCGCCTGACGGGCTTCGCCTCCGTGGACGCGGGCACCCCCGGCGCGGCGGAGCGCCTGCGCGAGGCCGTCACCGATCTGGGCCTGCGCGGACTGAAGACAGCCCCCTGCTACCTGCGCATGTCACCCGCCGACCGCCGGTGGTACGACGTCTACGAGACCGCCGCGGAACTGGACATCCCCGTCCTGATCCACACCGGCTACACGCCCTCCCGCAACGCGGCCCCCCGCTTCTTCTCCCCGCTCCTCGTCGAACAGGTGGCCAAGGACTTCCCCGGCCTGAAGGTGATCCTGGCCCACCTCGGCACCCCTTGGACCGGCCCCTGCGTCGAACTGCTCGCCCGACACCCGGACCTCTACGCGGACCTGTCCATCTTCGGCTCCTACCAGCCGCCCGCCGTCGTGGCCAGGGCCCTGGCCCACGCCCGCGACCGCGGCGTCCTCGACCGGCTCCTGTGGGGCACCGACTTCCCCTTCGCGTCCATGACCGGGTCCGTGGCCCGCACGGCGGAACTGGCCCGCGACCCCGGGCCGTGGCCCGACGGCAGCGACCCGCTCTCACCGCGTGAGTACGAGGACCTCATGGGCGGCACGGCGGCGCGGCTGCTCGCCCCCACCGCACCGCACGCTGCTCCGGTCCCCCCACCCCACCGATGA